One window of the Pseudomonas knackmussii B13 genome contains the following:
- a CDS encoding LysR family transcriptional regulator — MRYRRLDLNLLVALDALLDECNVSRAAERLNLGQSATSAALARLREHFNDPLLIPVGRRLEPSALARGLAPKVRAALALTGEIVDASVRFEPAGCDRRFTLVASDYIAAVLLPSVSRELARLAPGVSLAVRDLPLPRDGDVVSEALEYRRSDLVIVPQRRVNPRYPQQVLLSDELCCIVCAEHPAYRDGIDLAGYCAADHVLREFADGQNLAMDALHLHELGIARRVAVAVQSFSLMAEFIVGTPRVATLFRRQAEALARRYPLRVLPAPLAFPAAPQVLQWHPQRDLEPAQAWLRELIVSQAGVLDQP; from the coding sequence AACCTCGGCCAGTCCGCCACCAGTGCCGCGCTGGCGCGCCTGCGCGAGCATTTCAACGACCCGCTTTTGATTCCCGTCGGCCGCCGCCTGGAACCCAGCGCCCTGGCGCGCGGGCTGGCGCCCAAGGTGCGCGCGGCGCTGGCCCTGACCGGCGAGATCGTCGACGCCTCGGTGCGCTTCGAGCCGGCCGGCTGCGACCGTCGCTTCACCCTGGTCGCCTCCGACTACATCGCCGCCGTGCTGCTGCCCTCCGTCAGCCGCGAACTCGCGCGCCTGGCGCCTGGGGTGAGCCTTGCGGTGCGCGACCTGCCGCTGCCGCGCGACGGCGACGTGGTCAGCGAGGCCCTGGAGTACCGCCGCAGCGACCTGGTGATAGTGCCGCAGCGCCGGGTCAACCCGCGTTATCCGCAGCAGGTGCTGCTCAGCGACGAACTGTGCTGCATCGTCTGCGCCGAACATCCGGCCTATCGCGACGGCATCGACTTGGCCGGCTACTGCGCCGCCGACCATGTGCTGCGCGAGTTCGCTGATGGGCAGAACCTCGCCATGGACGCGCTGCACCTGCATGAACTGGGCATCGCGCGGCGTGTCGCGGTGGCCGTGCAGAGTTTTTCCCTGATGGCCGAATTCATCGTCGGCACCCCACGCGTCGCCACGCTGTTCCGCCGCCAGGCCGAGGCGCTCGCGCGGCGCTATCCGCTGCGCGTGTTGCCGGCGCCGCTGGCCTTTCCGGCGGCGCCGCAGGTGTTGCAGTGGCACCCGCAGCGTGACTTGGAGCCGGCCCAGGCCTGGCTGCGCGAGCTAATAGTCAGCCAGGCCGGGGTGCTGGATCAGCCCTGA
- a CDS encoding GlcG/HbpS family heme-binding protein — MSALLDFERAAQLAAATLRHARRLGVRPLAAAVLDAAGHPLALLRDEQASFLRPQIATGKARGCLGMGFGGRELARRAQAMPAFFDAINSLTGGEVIPVPGGILLRDAEGRLLGAIGVSGDTSDNDERCALLAIEEIGLHADTGDAQG; from the coding sequence ATGAGCGCCCTCCTCGACTTCGAACGCGCCGCGCAGTTGGCCGCAGCGACCTTGCGCCACGCGCGGCGGCTAGGTGTGCGTCCTTTGGCGGCTGCCGTACTGGACGCCGCCGGCCACCCGCTGGCGCTGCTGCGCGACGAGCAGGCCAGTTTCCTGCGCCCGCAGATCGCCACCGGCAAGGCCCGTGGCTGCCTGGGCATGGGCTTCGGCGGCCGCGAGCTGGCGCGCCGGGCCCAGGCGATGCCGGCGTTCTTCGATGCGATCAACAGCCTCACCGGCGGCGAGGTAATCCCGGTGCCTGGCGGCATCCTGCTGCGTGATGCGGAGGGTCGGTTGCTCGGTGCCATCGGCGTGAGTGGCGACACCTCGGACAACGACGAGCGCTGCGCCCTGCTGGCGATTGAAGAGATTGGCCTGCACGCCGACACCGGCGACGCTCAGGGCTGA
- a CDS encoding metal-dependent hydrolase family protein has translation MGALHLHCSTLFDGTGLTALREQTLIIDNGVIRHAGPTAQAPRPQPGDREARGEFVMPGLIDVHTHLAFGNAQSEEDIDIWTSDEFRALRGLFFAQHVLAAGVTSMVCPGDSGQLSIAVRNSVNAGLFEGPRIAASSRVITNRQSLNDWFPSRVGAPEYFTAALVTSRTEAIAEIRKQAKDGVDLIKIAMDGTQRRPNGEIIAAFTADETREMVEEAHRLGCKVATHAYGREAVMYAAKAGVDLVFHAFYMDDACIEALLEAGSVLAPTMTFPQNTVDFCQPHDPAISTGYAGYCARTLELGTPVLKRAKAAGIPFACGSDSGFAVTPYGEWHARELELLVTRLGFTPAEALYAATNVGARLMPRGETLGSLEPGKQADLLILDASPLEDIRVLQHRARLQAVYKAGQPVRLERTAYNPKQVSDFNSLKWTDLYTRDRVAQRGKWSL, from the coding sequence ATGGGCGCCCTGCACCTGCACTGCTCCACCCTGTTCGACGGCACCGGCCTCACGGCCCTTCGCGAGCAGACCCTGATCATCGACAACGGCGTGATCCGCCACGCCGGCCCCACCGCCCAGGCGCCACGACCGCAACCGGGCGACCGGGAAGCGCGCGGCGAGTTCGTCATGCCCGGGCTGATCGACGTGCACACCCACCTGGCCTTCGGCAACGCGCAGAGCGAGGAAGACATCGATATCTGGACCAGCGACGAATTCCGCGCCCTGCGCGGGCTGTTCTTCGCCCAGCACGTGCTCGCCGCCGGGGTCACCTCGATGGTCTGCCCCGGCGACAGCGGCCAGCTCAGCATCGCCGTGCGCAACAGCGTCAACGCCGGGCTCTTCGAGGGGCCGCGAATTGCCGCCAGCAGCCGCGTGATCACCAACCGGCAGAGCCTCAACGACTGGTTCCCCAGCCGCGTCGGCGCGCCGGAGTACTTCACCGCCGCCCTGGTCACCAGCCGCACCGAGGCCATCGCCGAGATCCGCAAGCAGGCCAAGGACGGCGTCGACCTGATCAAGATCGCCATGGACGGCACCCAGCGCCGCCCCAACGGCGAGATCATCGCCGCCTTCACCGCCGACGAGACCCGCGAGATGGTCGAGGAAGCCCATCGCCTGGGTTGCAAGGTGGCCACCCATGCCTACGGCCGCGAGGCGGTGATGTACGCGGCGAAGGCTGGGGTCGACCTGGTTTTCCATGCCTTCTACATGGACGACGCCTGCATCGAGGCGCTGCTGGAAGCCGGCAGCGTGCTAGCCCCGACCATGACCTTTCCGCAGAACACCGTGGACTTCTGCCAGCCCCACGACCCGGCCATCTCGACGGGCTACGCCGGCTACTGCGCGCGCACCCTGGAGCTGGGCACGCCGGTGCTCAAGCGCGCGAAGGCCGCCGGCATCCCCTTCGCCTGCGGCAGCGACAGCGGCTTCGCCGTCACCCCGTATGGCGAATGGCATGCGCGCGAGCTCGAACTGCTGGTCACGCGCCTGGGCTTCACCCCCGCCGAGGCCCTTTACGCGGCGACCAACGTCGGCGCCCGGCTGATGCCGCGCGGCGAAACCCTGGGCAGCCTCGAACCCGGCAAGCAGGCCGACCTGCTGATCCTCGACGCCTCGCCGCTGGAGGACATCCGCGTGCTGCAGCACCGCGCTCGCCTGCAGGCCGTGTACAAGGCCGGCCAGCCGGTGCGCCTGGAGCGTACGGCGTACAACCCCAAGCAGGTGTCGGACTTCAACTCGCTGAAATGGACCGACCTCTACACCCGCGACCGCGTCGCCCAACGCGGCAAATGGAGCCTGTGA